From the Rhea pennata isolate bPtePen1 chromosome 1, bPtePen1.pri, whole genome shotgun sequence genome, the window ATCCATACTATGAAGAGATATACAATGATCGTAGGTATAAATGCTGTGATGTCTCTCAGGATAATCTCCCAAAAGCTGAAAGCTTAAAAGATGTGCTTGATAGACTTCTTCCTTATTGGAATGAAAAGATAGTGCCGGAACTGAAAAGTGGCAAAATGATCCTCATATCTGCCCATGGCAATAGCAGCAGGGCACTACTCAAACATCTGGAAGGTAAGGGTCCTCTCAGTCTTCCCCTGTTCTCCTTACTCACCTGTTTGCAGCTTTACATCTTTCTAAGTGCAGCAAGTGCAGCTTTACATCTTTCTAAGTGCAGCAAGTGCAGTTTGCTCTCTAGCATGTAATACTTTCTGTCTGGATGCTATAACAATGTCTGGTTTCCAAAGAGAAAGCGAAAGGCTGACCTACTGAAAGAAGAATCAAGCTGGGGAATGAGAGAGGTCAGGAAGAATTAATTGGGTTAATGTAGCTCTTTTGAAGAGCCAGgctctttcctttgcttcccACTGCCTGTTTTAAACTAGTGTATCCAAACTATAAAGTTAGTCTCAGTGGACAACCTCAGACTCTaacccttcctcttcctcacccCTCTTTCATTTATTCAGCTGCTATGTCAGGAGGGTTGAAGTCATAATTGTTCATTAAACAAGCATTGTTATAACAGCAGAATAAAGTGCTAGTCTTGGAGTTGCAGAGGAAATTATTGATAACTCTCTACTTGCAAAAGCTGTTGTGACAAAGAGTCTTTGTAGAGAGCAGGTACTTGCAAAATAACAGTGCAAATGCATAAACATCAGCAATATAGAAAATGTTATCAGTGAACAGTTAAATGCTGTAGCTCAGCATAgggtttttaatttatttgggACCTAAAAAGGAAGCAAGTGTACCTTTAAGTCATTGCCATTTTTCCCTCCCTATATTAAAGACATGGCTTCTAGTTTCAGCCCTCCTGAGCTGGAAGACAAACTATATTAACTTCCTTATGTCCATGGATAGAGTTAGTGACTATACACAAGTGTAGTCTGCTAGAGATGTAATTGCAAGTATGCACAGATtggattttgctctttttttttttttaagtaagccAGAGTAAAACTCTGTGCTGTTGCACTTTCTGCATCAGGGCATGCTAGAACAGTCAGGACAGCTAATTCTCTAGCAGGAGTTAGATGCCCAGGGCATAAGGATATACAAATGCCCTCTAGAACCACAAAGGTAGTGAATTCTGGGCTACAGGTAACTGCTCTGGTGCAGGAGGAAGACTGGTTCAAACCACTTATCCTGAGGTGGTCGAGGTGGCTTATCCAAACTAtatgaaatgataaaaattaaaggaaaaaagctttggGGGAGCCCAAGCGCTGTCCCCTCCCTCCAAAAGTGCTGAACTGGTATAGGAAGCCAGGCTAACAAAGCCCTCTTGGTGGGGTGATACACTGCGAGCTGACCAGAGTTCCACATGAAACCCTGAGCCATGTTGTGTGCAGGCATAAGCCAAGGCTAGAGGTTGACAGCATCAGCAACTGGTAATGCTTGTTTTTTAAGATAGTATGGCCAGATTCCCTGTTGCATTGGTGCAATTAGGGATTAATTACAGCTGAGGCTGAAACTGGAATAGCTTTATCCACAGTTAGGTTAGAGaagctgcaaagctgctgtttgAGATGGTCTCTTAGCTAGATGTATTTTCCTACTTGCACTATATAGATTAAGAGAACGAGTAGAGCTATATCCCTTGTCTGTACTACATTAGACCTCATCCCTCCCAATTCACGTGAAATTTGAGGCAGAGTCTGGTAGAGGGTCTAATTCTGTTGATTGAAGGCTGTCTGTCAGCTGCCCCAGTTCCCACACAGGAGCAGATGCCATGTAAGTGATGGCTCTTTTGCGCCCCACGCAATGTAGATCATCTGGATTGCTGCAGAATTGACCTAGAAGGTTGCATAACGAGAGCACTTTAAGACCTGATACTGCAACCTGCCTTTTTCTCAGAACTCCCACTTACATCTGTCAGGATGTAGGAGGTTCTTTGTCTGTGTTGCTGACtgtctccctttctctcctgaAAGGTTGTGAGCCTCAGCTGCTCTGGAGCTTTGTTTGAGTTGGACATAACTCAACAGTGCTTAAAGTTTTTCTGCCTGTTGTACTCCTAGCATCTTGTGTGGGGTGGCCTTGAttttgtgtggattttttttgtgacagGCTCAGTGTGCCCTGCACCTGAGTAGAAGTTTCTAAGCCCTTTCATCTGTTTATCATAGCTGGAGCTGTGGGATTTTTGGCATTTAGATAACTGTATTCCGTATGCCTTAAGAAATCCAAGCATATACGACTGCTCCAATCTTAGTCATAGTTACAGTGTTTAATCTTTGAGGCTATTGCTGGGAGACTTTAAATGGCAGTaaagataaatgttttcattcaacGTGGATCTGAAGAAACAGACATTCCAGGGTGAAACTTTGTTCGAAGAATACCTTTGCTGAAAGGTTTCACGGGTTACCCTTAAAGCTGCTATTTCAAagaggtgtttttttaaaaacaggcttGCTGTTCTTTGAATCTGAATGTTTTCCTCGTTATGATTAATTGGTAAGGAGCTTGAAATGTTATGACCTTACTTTCCACTTGCATgcgtgcgcgcacacacacatgcgcgcacacaaaaaaaattagagCATTAGAAAGTCAGGGTAACAAGGCTTTGATTGTGggtttggattttgtttttgttttttcagtgctCAGATGGACCTCACTAGGGTGTTTGAAAATTTCTGCAGGATCTGTCACAGTTTCCATGACAGATGACtttatttaactaaaaaaaaaaaaaaaaaaaaaaaaaaggcaacaccCCAGTAATTTTGCTAAAAGCAGTGTTTAATGCAATTCTGGCGGTATGCTTGTATGCACTTGGAGAGCAGAAACAGTAGCTGCTCTGAGagcttgtttttctgtctctgtggaTTGGAATAACCCTTCGTTAGAGTGTGCTATTGAAGATGTTAAAGCTGCAAGATATTGGCCTCTGGTGGGGATGCTTGACTGACTTTCTTTTTGTAGGTAATTCCCATGAATGTGGTGAATACCATCACAGACAAGCATGACAGTTTTTAATGCAGTCCACTGTTTTGTGCAATCCTGTCCATTCAAGTGATCCAAATTGTATCAAGTAAGATACAATGTTGGCATCAAATATAAGTTTAGTGGCTAGGCTTGTCCAGTCCTTTGAGAGCACTTACCACCTGAAGATGATGCAAAAATTTATATGATGCTAGGAACCACATTGGCACCACTAAAACTGATAAAGCaagaattttcatttgttgttgGTAGGGATGGGAAGGCTCTTTGAAAGTGTGACTCTCTTCCTCTTACGGCAGTAGTTTTGTTTGCTGAAACTTCTTACTGTGACTTAACTGTTCAGTGTGACACCAACTGGAGTGAACTATGGCATATAACTCAGGTCTGCACATGgagtatattttttcctttatgataTGGTATATTTTTGCACTGAAAGAGCAATGATCTCAAGAAATGAGGAGGGCATCAAAAAAATGTTGTCAGATTTGTTAGATAAATTTCACTCTGGATGCTGAACCTGATTATGGAAacatcagttttcaaaatctggTAATTAAGCATCCTAAACACACACAGTCTATTTGCAGGTGATTATCTCAAATCCTTTTATCTGATGCCATTAACATTATGCATCTCTCAGTCTGTTTAATCTTGGGCTGCCTGAGGAGTTCAAGATAGGCTGATCCTCTGTTGCATGGAAGTAGGATAGATACcatgatttaatattttcttatacTAGCCCATAAGGGGATGGCCTCAGTAATGACCACTGTCAAATTCAGGCAACAGTCAGAAGTTGTTGACATAATGATGTAGAGGGGAGAAAATCTTGGCAGGTGGAGAAGGGTGGAACAGATGTAAGATAGTGTGCTGCAGCCATGGTGGTAGCCTATGATCtccccttttttccttaaaatcagcACAGTGAGATTAGATGCTGTAAAGATTAATAGCTATATTCcagtactgtgcccagttccCTTTTCTGTCTACCCTATTGGAACTAGGCCCCCTGCTAGCCTATATGCAGCTATGACCCCATGATGGAGGGCAGAATCTGTCCATGAGTGTTTAGCTTGTTCAACTAAAGTGCAGTGTTTTCACTAAGCTTGCAGGAAGGATGCAAGACCTGATCTGGATCTCTATTACAAAGCAACAATTACAAAGCAAGCCCATCACGGCTGAATTTACGTATGTGATGTTTTGTTAGGTGAATCATCTGGCCTTGGATGTAGTTGACATCAAAGGGAGGAGGAGTATAGCTAATTTCAGTAattgttgttgtgtttttaagttttcatgTTGCTCTGTCCATAAAGACACAGGGAAAGAGCTTGGTAAGAACAAGTAAGTGTGAGGGAGAAGCTTAACCAACTTCTAGGAGCTGGCTTTAGATGGTCAAAATCAAGTGTAATGGGTTTTGCATCTGTAGGACTTTCTAGAATGTAAATGTTTCAAAGCACTTCATGACCTACCAGAAAAGGTGAATGCTTAAGCTTTTATGGAGATGTGAAGTGTTCTTCATGCAATATATCTGCAAAGTCAAtcttaaataacatttttcaatgAAAGACCACACCGTAAccataaaaaagcaaaacaaacctcTACGCCATAAAGAAGTATTGGCTAGCATTGTTTTGATCATCCAGTTCAGTTAATTGAAGCATAAGTTAGCTGGGAAGGAATCTTGAGCATGACTTTGAAAGTTGATTTTTAGTATAAGGTGCTCTACAAATCCTTATAATAGTCATGTGCATAATCCCTTCCTGCTATACAGCTACCGTTGAGGCACAATGTTTAACAAATATTCATGAGATAAAATGGGAAATATCCAGTTGATATTTCGGAAGAATTTTAACTAGGTAGAATGCAGTTGCCCAGTCAGCGTTTTTATCTGAGGTCCTGAGGAAGGATCTGTGCTGTGGGATATCATAGGTAGGCAAGACCTTAATTTTAAACCCCCTTCGGGAAAAAACTACTTCCAGCTTTGGTATTGCTTTGGAGGGAAGAGTTGCTCCTGCAACAGTCCTTCCTATTTCCTACTGCACCTTGCACTTGACTGTTGAGTCCTTGCCCTGATTTCACCCTTCTTCCCTTGTGAGGCAGGATGGGATTGTGGGACAGGCCAGCGTAGGTGCTGAAGTACAAGAAAAGGTCATATGGCTATAGTTACAGCATGTGAAGTAACTGGATAGCAGGTTTTGCTCACTCTTGAGATTATTGGAGTGGAAGATGTGCACTCTTTATTGCCCTTCTAGCACTGCCAAGAAGTGCTCTCTGTGCATTTAGCTTGCAACTGAAGAGCTTGTGTGTCAAGCCTGATAACCATCTTGCTGAAGAATAGATTTCCCTATGCAAATACTGTACCaatactgaaataaagcaaCAGGACATTAATATGTCtcctcaggatttttttttctgtcttcaacCTGCAATTCCAGCCTTCTGGTTGTGAGGCAACAGTTCTTCCACACAAAAaattctgagaaggaaaaacaagttgCAGCAAGCATGCTGGCTCTTCTACTCTGCACTCTTTTAGCCATGTAAATTGGTACTGTAGTTGAAATTGGTGTGGTCACCTTCTTATTTAAAAAGggtaaaatgcatttctgaatcATGTAGGTGCTTaagcttcttttatttaatcCATCTTTAGAAGACTCCTTTATATATCCTGGCAGCTGACCACATTATGTGGTTTACTTAGTCTCCtgcatgttttcatttgctttgtgcAAATCCAAATATTTCAGTCCAGCATATTGAATTTTGGAGGTGGGTAAAAGACTTCCTATGGCCAGATTCTCACTGGATGAATGGGGACATAGGTACGAATCATTGTTACAAAATTTAAGAATCCTTGAAATGAGAGCTCAGGCAGCTTGGATGTCAGTTTTGCAAACCAAAGGGCTTGAGCGCAGTGCGTTGTCTAGTAAACAGGCTTGATACTTTTCCTGTTGGCATCTgtgtagttttaaaatttcaggaggtgcttgaaagcttttctgtggATCTCTAGTCCTGCTGTCTAGAACAGTTGAATTATGTATCCCTTGTAAGAAGGGATGGCTTAGatttgcagtgtgtgtgtgtatgcttttttttttttttttttttttttccaaatggacTGTTGCTCAATGTAAGACAAAATGTAAGTCTCCTACAAGAATTTGTCTGTTTCTCCAGCACTGTGCCCTTCTGAAATTTAAAGCTAATCTCAAAATAGATACTTAGCTTAAACCAAGGCAAGAATAAGTCTCTGCAAAAATGGCATACTTGTGTTCTCAGGCAGTGAAATAAAGTAATTCTCACCCATTTCAGACCAGAGGGTCAACTTAAAGGTAttgatatacatatatatattttaaaagagttaAGTCCTGATAAGGAGTCATGGTCAGTGTGTGTggtggctttttgtttttttttttgtttttgctgttcatAGGTTGGCTCTACTCTTCTACCTAATGTGAAAATCACTGGTAAATTTACACCTGTGTGTTCAGAGAGCCAACTGTTTTGTCAGCTGCCCCAGAAgatgtttttctcttgcttgtTGATCTAGTTTATCTGTTTAGAAGCTTGATTGCAAGCATTTTCTAAACTTGGATTACTTAAAGTTgtcctacttaaaaaaaaaacaggctgtCATGGAACTTCAGTGTTTCCAAAAAGCAgggaaggggctgttgggggggAGCTATTCCTCATGACATTAGCCTTCTCTTGCCCAGACTTCGGGAGGAGTAGTGGCTTTGCAGTCATTGCCTCTTAATGCATTTATTCAGGCCTTTTGTGAAAACTTTACTCAGAGGCTGTCTTGAAGTTTGCTCGGAAGCTTGTGCTTTAGAGGTAAACATAACCAGCAGTTTCATTGAAAATAGATCCCTGGAATGTCTTAATTATATAGCTagatgaaataattaattttcatcCTCAGGTACATCTTATTTTGGTGAAGTGGAAAAATATAGGAATCTGCTCCAAGTTGCAGAAACTGAAGGCcattcttcccttcctttctccctcttccccttcctttgaaagcagaaataagtaGTCTTGTATCTAGTAATTCTGGGAATAGTAACATAGGGAATAGTAATGTACTAAAACTTGCTTCTGAACAATCAAATGTGGGCAGACACTGATCCTCATACTAGGGGAGTTTAGATACCGCTTTTAAGATACGGTTTGTATGAAAAGCTGATGCgcagaaaatttaagaaaaagattaacCTTGCTAACTTGTGTCCCCAAGGAGGTTGTTTTGATTACTTAGCAGAAGTTGTTTCATATTGGAATAGCGCCTGTAGGCTCTAATTCCCATGAGCTTTTTGTTATATGAGCATGAATAGGTTGGGAAGACATGGAGGAGAGCTTGCTatcctgaatattttaatataggGAATAGATACTTTCTAGGGCAGAGTCACTTCCTGCTTCACATTTGTAGAccaaaaagtgaagaaaatcttCACCTTGCTGAGAATTTCCTCCTGTAGCTTTTGTTAAACCATTCTTCCAAAGCTGTGGTCTGGATAGGAATGGACCCTTGGGAGTAGTTGCTGTTGCTCCAGTCTCTGTCAGCAGGTCCTTGTTGGTTTGAAGGTTGaataacttcagaaataagGCTAAGCCAGATAGGTGGTGAGGAAGCCTTGCACTAGGTGTAACTGTGTGGGCTTTTGTCTTTGGCAGGCATCTCCGATGAGGACATCATCAATGTTACTCTCCCCACTGGTGTGCCCATACTTCTTGAACTCGATGAGAATCTGCACCCTTTGGGCCCTCACCGCTTTCTGGGTGATCAAGAAGCTATCCAAGCTGCTATCAAAAAAGTGGAAGATCAAGGGAAAGTTAAATCTGCTGAGAAGTAAAATCCCACTGACCAACATAATGCTCCTTTCTGAAGTGTGTGGTAATAAGTAATGCTTTATGTGTGAGTGGTAGGTTGCGCTGTGCAAAAGTCTCAATTTCAAGCACTAAATAAGTGGAACAGTTGCTGAGTCTTGGTTGATAGATTAACcctctgcctttcagaaacTGGAATTCAAATCTCAGTGTGAGATTATGGATATTGAAAAAAGATTCCAGTTCAGGCAATGGAAGCTTGCAGGGCAGTCTGTCCCAGATCTTGGCTTGAGGGAGGCCTGAAAGGAATAATGGAATATGTTAAAGCCCTCTACAAATAAGCAGTCCTGATCTGTTGAGGGGAAAAGCTTGTACTGCACAACACCAGCTCCCTGGACTAATTAAGTCCTAATGTTACAGGCACTAAATTTTCTCACTGACAACATGGCATCAGATAGGAGTTACTCCAGTGATTCTTGTATGTCATTGACCGTGACTGTTGTGTTCTTGATAGTGTCTTCTGCCTTTCAGAATACCTTCAGCTATACaactctttccctcttctctttgttattttaagtctttaaaGCCTGCTTGTGGTTCACCAGagaattttgcagaaatgttcAGACTGTTGTAGTTACCCTAGTTGTCTTTTGTTATATGGTGCTCCTGTTCTAGGTATCTAGGAGGTACCCTTCTTTCTCCACCATCTTTGCAAACCCTAGCATGGCTGCATTTTCTGGCTTGCGGTAATGGGATTTCACTCAGACTTTAGTCTACAAACTAAGAACAAAAGTTTCCTGCTCAACATGTAAATTATCACTTAGCCTGAGTGACCTGAAGAGCTACCAAACATTT encodes:
- the BPGM gene encoding bisphosphoglycerate mutase, translated to MAKYKLILLRHGEGAWNKENRFCSWVDQKLSSNGIKEAQNCGKHLKALGFEFDLVFTSILSRSIQTAWLVLEEMGQEWVPIQSSWRLNERHYGALIGLNRAEMALNHGEEQVKIWRRSYDVTPPPITESHPYYEEIYNDRRYKCCDVSQDNLPKAESLKDVLDRLLPYWNEKIVPELKSGKMILISAHGNSSRALLKHLEGISDEDIINVTLPTGVPILLELDENLHPLGPHRFLGDQEAIQAAIKKVEDQGKVKSAEK